The Osmia bicornis bicornis chromosome 16, iOsmBic2.1, whole genome shotgun sequence genome includes the window ACATATTgtactttcatttttttcttcactTTTACCCATTGTTGATTTCTATATATTAAAAGTACATGTATAAAAAGATGTACTTGTTATACATAGAaagtattattttctaaacatTACACAAAAGATAATACAAGTTCCAAAATTTCTGTAAAACTTCAAAAAGTAAACCTGAAGGAAAATgtacaaaattcaattatctaCAACTTATATACAAATTCGTTATTACTTAAAATTAGACCTATCTTTACAATAAAAATGAGTTTAAAAAGTGATTTAAATCATAACCTTGTATTTAGATCAACAATGTTAGAAaatggagaaaaagaaagcaaGAAACACAAAACAAAATGTCAAAGTCACATTTCAAAATGGCGTATTTGTTTAAGTATTTATATATTTgacaagaaaatgaatattaacttttttcctttagtttttatattttctatcctagaaattaataaacatttgtttttacatttaaaaaaagtaataaatagGAAAGTATAGTTCTACGAAAAATGCTTAGTATTTTACCTCTGGGTACCATGAttcaaatttgaatttatacaCAAATCTTTCAGAatgtatttaaattaaaaaatagtgGTTCAATTGAAAAGTCCATAAAGAGCAACAGGTGTCATAAATAACAGTCAATAATTTTTCACTACAATATTTCGCAGGCTTTTGTCATGTAATCTGCGGCTACAAACATAAATACTATAcctaatatacatatatatatacatatacatatgtatacgtatgcatatatatagaaaaattgtataagTTCCAtgtatatttcaattatattcaTTAAATCAAAGTTACAacataaacaattttcaattgtgatataaaaaaaaattaatattaaaatttattaagttAACTCGgaaataatttctctttttatacATACAGTTTATACCGAATGAAGacagaataatttttcaaacaaatcatAGATTACATTAAGtgcaaatgtaatttaattaaaaatacactttatgttacatatctttattatattacttttgtttaaaatgagTTCATTTTTACTATGATTTTTGTTATATTACTAAAAACATTATCTTTCATGACCtactataatttttctataaaatatgaaaatctagaaaaaaaaatcttctataactttttttttgtatggGGTGTATTTATATAAAGGTGTTAAAGAAATTTGTGCTTtgacaatgttaatttaaatttctttgttTCATACAACTTactttataattaacaattaactactattaattattaatttcttaattggTCTGTGTTTACCTTAAAGCGTTAAaaatagtttcattttaattaaaacaagatgccttaattatatatattattgaaataaatgttttttccTTTAGTTTTagacaattttaattcattagaGCTTTATTTAATAGCAAAAATAAttagtttgaaaaattttagtaTTCCAAACTGTGAAATACTGTAGATGAAAGATAAAATAgaacaagaaaaaaatttttaaataaaagaacatCATCAAGACCCGAACGTATTTAAAACTTAGCACATTGGAATGCaaagaaacaataaataacttatgtgttgataattaatacaatagttataataatataatagattGTTTTAAATACTACACAATTTATGGAacgatttttaaataattacaaccaTTGACAACAGTTTTCGTGCGTACATCTCTCGgtatatttgtttaaaataaaatatatacagaATACCCAATTTAACTGCATAATCTGTCGcatcttattatttttattttgacataatattaaatatataatttgtgTTGCATATATAACTCTATttaaatgtactttttgtatcattttcaAAGGCAATATACACGTTAGATTGCAAACAAATTGGGTACTTTGTATAAACGTATATacatatcatttttatagaaaCACTAGAGTGGAAAAtcatattttgttattttataacaaaatgAATTTCTTGTACTAATTTGTATTAAAGCTAATATTGATTTGActtctatttaattttaatgaagtTCTAATTCCATTTTACTTTTGTATTCTCCCCATTTTTAGCTTTCCATAGAATTCTGTTTTTAAATTCTGATTCAtaaatacttttataaaatttaatttgaatagcTGTGTAACAATTCGTTCTGGTATTAGTATATACCTCTGAAATATAACATAACTTtctttatgtatttttttcagGTTTAATACTTCTTTGtacaaatatttctatataaaatatttcttaagCTGATACAATATTCAGCTATCACCttctatttatatatattaatatttatatataacgATACATGTAACCCGATTCTTTTTTTGCaccataataataaattaaggaccaaaatttaatttgtatataGTGTAAtcttaattattctttttttttttttaaattaataactaCTCTATTTTAAtgcaataaaaataagttatatcaaattttataaaagtgcCAAACAAAAAACGGTGTGCAAAAAGAATTGGTATTCaatgtttatttctttctttaaatctAAGTATACACAACTAGGTTTAAAATTATAGATAGAGCTTCTGGAATACGTTTTAATAAAGCCCCATGGACGGATTGTTCATACCATCATAAATTAGCACGATTTGGACGAATGTGAATGTTGGCAAAGGTATTTTGGTGAAGGCACAACTTCTTCCAGATCTCAAAATCAGTCCTCGAATCTCgattatttgatttttttttctttttatgtaaATCGAGATGTAAATGTTAAAacaagtaaaaatatttttctgtaaaATGTGTTTCTTTTTGGTTCAAGCTTTTAGTATTCTTTGtataaatcatattaaaattgattatattatttaataaatatttaaataatcgaGATTCTATGACTCTACAAACAACGTTATTTTTTcgttttgcttttttttttactactGATGACTTTTGCTTAATAGGTGTGAATTGAATTGGTACAAATTGCAACATTGTTCGCCACAAATGTTGCATTTCCAAGGATTACTCTCACTATGACACCCTTTATGCAGAAAATACAGTGTTTGATCGGGGAAAGTGATTTTACAATGAGCACACTGAAGCCCATTGCTTCGTTGATCGGGCCTTGTTGAACTAGGAGGTTCTCCTCTTGAATGGGAATTTGAATTTGAAGTGTTATTACCTATTACAAAATGAATTGAATCTACACTTGTatgaattattcaattaaagtAAAGCTATAGGTGTATTAGTGAGCAAAAATTTAAAcctttcaaattaatatttgattgATTAACATTCTAAATAGATCCATCTAAAGCCaaaatatcataaataaatataactaATATtgacaaatattaaattatatgaaCTTATCAATAACAACAATGATTTGTATAATAAAACAGTAGAATTAccattattattgttgttgttattatttccAGAACCAGATGAAAGTTTGCGTCGTAAATCATCTCTGAGAAGGGACTTTAATGGAGAAACTTTGATCAAAGACGGTAGTGGAAGGTTACTAGATGTTGCTCCATTTTCTTCAGTTCCATTGCTGTTTGGTTCTTGCTTAATAGGAATTAGTGAGATAGAAGGTGTAATTGTGTCTTCATTTCCACCAAGACtcctttaattaaaaaactaaaTAAGACTGGATAAtagattaatattaatattttaaatatcttttataCCTGTGGATGCCACTACTGTTAATAGGTAACTGATGATGACTACTGCTTGGTGCATTACTGTTACTATCTGCACTTTGAGGGCTATTTGGGCTATCTCCGTTCAGGGGAGCAGGACTTGGATTTCGTTGGTTCGGAGTTTGTTCTGGATAAGGAATTGATATCTCTATGTGAGGTGTCAGGAAATGCATTGGCGGAGTTGCATTATCTGCCGAACGATTTCCAGTACTATCTCCACTATCTGAAAGAGGAGCAGAAGGCATAGCTTCTCCTGGAGTACAACTGTTCATTAATGAACTTGAACTGTTTGGTCCTGGATTATCTAAATCTATTCCATGTCTAGAATGataattacttaattaaacatgtaatttattaaaacgATACGatattattagaataattagaTATTAACCTATTAAAAAAGTGTAACCTGAGGCACTTCATAGTTGCTGCACGATAATTGCACAAAGGGCAAGATTTAACCATGTCATGTTGGCCAACATGTTCATTCTGAAAATGGGCTCTCATTGCAATTTGTCTTTGGAAACCTCGGTTACAAATTGGACAATGATATGGCAGAGTTTTAGAGTGAGTTGTAAAATGTTCTGCCAGGTGATCCTTTCGAAAAAATCTTTTTTGGCACACACGACATTCATATGGCTTTACACCAGTATGTCTcatctataaataaatttatttacttttttacAATACCATACCTTTACTCCAACAGTAACttaattgtgaaaattaataCTTTGTGCCGCCTCATGTTAGCTCCATTTGAAAATTGCATATTGCAAACATCACATTCAAACATTTTTCTATGAGAACGAATACCAGGATGACTTTCTTCTCCATCTCCATCATTTTCAGCAGCCTCAATATTTTCCGCACTTTCCCCTGGCTCGGCACTAGCCAAACATTGATCTTGATGAGCACAAAATGCCGTTTTATTTATAGTCTCATAGTTTTCACACCTTTCACACCTGTCCACATGTTATGGATCCTTTGATATGCTATTTAAAATCTTGATTATCTAAATGTTTATCGAAACATTTGAAATACCAAAAATCAATTACATGAAGATGACAGACCTAAAAGCAGGCACAGCACCATCACTGCTATCGTAATTGGTGTTTAGGGCTGCTTCATTATCTGGGTCtaaattttcctcttctctttgaTTCGATGACTCTCCAACATCGGTTTGAGAACAGGAATGGGAATCTACCTCGTTTTCCCCACCGCCAGCATCAACCCCATCTGACATGGTATCGAACCCTCCAAACACTACGTTGTTCAACCTGCACCATTCGTTATTGATTACCtgcaatattaaaaaagtatatttttatctGTTCTTTTACAATACAAATCTTTAACATTATGTGTAGAATACTAAGCAGtatttataaagaaacatATAGGATGTATTCAACTTCTCTGGAACTTTGTAAGTAATTCATAGTATTTAATAGAGTATTAGTACTTACTGATAATGTAATAGTGAAATGTAGATGTAATAAACAGTAATGAACGTTATGGGAAAAAATATTATCTAAAAATACAAgtaattcaataaaaatttcgtAAATCTTGATGTTTACCTGTCAATTTCGATCCAGGGTTCGGGGATGACGAGACGATTGGTCAAGCCTGAGAgtaagaaagagaagaaggagggaagagaaagaggaagagagaaaatgAGAGGGCGagatagaaaatgaagaagagagaaagagagagagtgagaggGTGAAGAAAGAGGAGGGAGGGTACTAGGACATGGAGTGAGATTCCGGTAAAGCGCAATGCCAGAGTACACTGCACTTTGTCCCAGTTTCGGGAGAATCCGTCAGTGATGACGCAGTTTTTCACCCATTTGGCTGAATTCGTTACTATATACTTGGCATCACTTTATGAAAAATAGGTTCCTACTTATGTTTTCTGATCAAATTACATGTAATCAATCATCTTCAATTTTACTTCGATTTATTTGATCTGTTACTTCAAATTCACAATACCCTTGTGAACCACTGCACACTACTATTCCACTACCTTTTTCAGAAcaatcgattaatcgaaattATCGATCTTAATGATATTCGATTTCAGCATTTTTCGATTTATCAAATCGGTATTGCGCCTCGATTTCTTCACGAAtcataaaatgaatattatttcatggaatgtttgtaaaattaaacaattaatcttaaataatttgatataGATTTATTAGTAAAAtctaaacttattttatttcattcttctACTTCATAAATACTATTCcttatttgtttattcaaaatattgtAATGCGCACATTTATGCTTTATACAAATTACAACATGCAGAATCCTAATCTGTGTTGTTGACATAAAGTTCATACAGTTCAAGTAActtcatatatgtatgtagttATTGAACTTCTATCTTGGAGCGATTTCTTAAGAAATTATGAAGTAACATATTGGAATTGCTGGAGCTAATATCTCTAAGCAATAAATAAGGGAGATCGGAGGATCATTAATTAAACGTTTACTAAAATTTATTGAACTTGATAGACATTTTAAGTAACTTTACATTATCAATCCCCTTACTATAATTACTACATTATTTACATCTATTCCTATTCATTTATAGATTTCTTATATGTAAGGTTATTCAAAGATCACGTTACAGGTCATTAAAATATGATCTTGAGAAAAATTTTTTGCTCACAATATTTGCCCCTTGATACCGAATCATGTTTTTTCTCGAgatgatatttttttctattatccAAAAAACAAACGAGATACTTAAGATAGTACATAGGTTAGGTGGAATAGCCTATATATCATTTACTGACTTCTTGCGTAAAAATTCTACtacaaaaaatgtataatacgtAAATTTGCACATTAAAGTTGTTTGTATgtattgaatattttctttgtacaTAAGAACGTACTTATAATACTATATTTATATAGTTTTAAACAATAAAGATACTGAATAATGTTTCatgtatttttgaaaaactaaattatcaatgttttttaaattaaattatattctatattctattatCTCTTGCACAAGGTCATACATTTATCTGAGAACTCCGTATAAGAACAACAGGCTTGTTTGGCAATAGCATCACAAGTATTCTCACaaatacatttaaataaaGGTGCATCTGCCATCTATTAATTGTAACCAGAAGTGTGGGGTCATGAAGGTGTTAATAGAGGGCATAAGACGCCTTTGTCTATGGCGGGCTTTTTAAAATAAGGTGTTTTGTCCCTAGAATTTATTATTTGGATCAAACACTAAAGTTTATCTGGCAAATGTCTGCTTTAAacttgtaattataaaaattcagaGATGACACATGTTTCCAGCTGCTGAATAAGCGCTTGCAAACAATGAGCTGTCTTTTTGTTCTTTGGCTTCGCAGATAACTTCTGGGCTGCTGTCAATGGCTGTTGtcaaagaattttaaatttaatgtaACGCATGGGGGAAGGAAACGATAATCTCGTGTAGGAGGAAACGAACGATCGGCTACTCCACTCACAAACACTTATGAATCCATCAGTGAGCGATCTACATACACGATTAAACTTCTAATTACAGCCAATAGATGGTAGGTGCATCTACATTTGAATGTTGTTGTGAGAATACTTATAACACTGCTGTCGCCTTCATCTGGCCTTGTGTGCGCGCGTTCTAAGATAAATGGATAACTCtgcataatttaaaaaaattcagtAACTTATTACGCATGAGCATGAATTATTCTATTTATCAGTTCCATGTTGAGATCCGCGGTCAACTTCGCCAGTtgtattttaagaaataaagtTTTGTCAAACCGTGTCGATATTTCTCGATCTTTCGAGATTTATTAAGTGCTGTTTATAAGGTGAcacataatttaaaatatactttttatttaacaaatacTTGAGAAATAAAAGGACAACAGATagtagtaaaaaaaaaagagtgtCCTTTGGTGAAAGTTGGACATCGTTTTCGTTGCAAAAACTAGTTTCTTCCAGTAGCTGTTCATATAATGACCTCAGTAGCCAACCAGGATGAGACTCATATGACAACAGTAAGAtgctttattatttttcattgaatttgTTGTGCTTAATTGCAGTTACTGTaaacatatttcttttaaattttgtttaaacatcattaaattattcattgacaataaaaaatattaatatgttttagactatttaatattctttaatgttaattcataatttcttatataagttacataaaaaatgtattttaataattgtaattcaAATTGTCTCTTGTGTTGTTATATCATTGCTAACAGAAAATAACACTGCTCTTTTTATATTAGCCAGAAATAATTGCGACACATGATTACATACCAGAGACACACAATATTTGGACAGAAGATGGATATtgtttaaatgtacatagagtTCTTCCTAAAAGTACACATGAGCATTCCCATGACATTAATAAGaatgaaacaattttaaatgataacTCAACAAAGGTAAGGTAATCATGctaaaattattctttataaataactgttaaagtaaataataatttaactcTTTCTCTACTAGAGATTActacttaattaatttattatttataatttatagtaATTTGTGTCATGTATTTTGATAAGTTTAAATGTATTAACATTTTTGCAGGTAATTCTAATGTAGCGAAAGAGTTAAAAGGTACTAACATtagattaaattataataaacttgaaataaaataaatatctaatgTTTAGCATGAGAATTATGACATACATAATGTAAACAAACGAGTACCAATTCTGATTCACCATGGACTCTTATCGAGTTCAGCTGATTGGGTATTACTGGGTCCAGGAAAGGCTTTAGCATATCTCTTATGTGATAATGGTTATGATGTTTGGTTAGGAAATGCTAGAGGTAATGCATACTCCAGAAAACACAAGGAGTATACGACAAGGGACagagaattttggaatttcagGTAATTACAGTCTAAAAATGATATCActtaaacaaatgaaattaataaataacaataaatgtAAGATACATAAATGAATAtgtaagaaaataattatattaattagcaggtgaataattcaataatcTTTTAGCTGGCATGAAATTGGTTATTACGATTTACCAACAACAATAGACTATATTTTAGAACACACTGGACATACAGAACTCTATTATGTGGGTTATAGTCAAGGTACAACTGCATTTTATATAATGGCCAGTGAAAAACCTGAATATAATCGAAAGATTAAGGGAATGGTTAGTTTGGCACCAGTAGCATTTCTTTCAAATCAGAGGAGTCCTTTGCTTAAATTGattgttcatttttatggCTTGATGGAGGTGTGTTTTTAGATatgcaaaataattattatgatCAGAGGTGGTCAATTATTAGATTAAATCAGATTCCCTATAAAATCAcaacagaaatttttaattcgaatgaatttaataacaaaCGGAATGTATTTATGTATCTGATAAATAAATCTACCTCTGATCTGATTATTTTCTCCTATGTTTTGCTGACATTTCTATAATAAGTGTGTTTTAGTGGGGATCCTCTTACTGTAATGTACACCAGTGGTTCCCACGTAACAGATTACAAGCACGAGCTTTGGGTACCCTAATTCGAAATGCTCCAGATAGTCTTACTAAAGGTTTCTGTGTGTGCTGGTTTTCTTTAATTGCTGGATTTGGTAGTGATCAATTAGATAAGTCTATGCTGCCATTAATTTTAGGGCATTTCCCAGCTGGTGCTTCTGCTAAGCAGATTATTCATTATAGCCAAAGTATACTGTCAGgtgaatttttcaatctttttttctttatttaattagaattgttttaaaaaataattaacaaataaaattaactgtCTAATGCATGAATACATGAATGTTTTCTTTTAGAAAACATTCATCTTTTACtaatacatttttcaatgGAGTCAAAATATTACATCTGATCAATTATCTGTACTATTTAgattaaataaagtaatataattgtaataacaatattattttcttttaataggATCGTTTCGTAAATTTGATTACGGAGCacaagaaaatttaaaaatctatGGATCAACGCAACCGCCATCATATGATCTTGAAAAGATAAAAGTCCCGGTTGCGATATTTTATAGTGACAACGATTTTTTTGACCGATCCCGCAGACGTGAAAAAACTGACGGATAGGCTACCAAATGTTATAGGGACACGGAAAATCTCGTGTCCAAAATTCAATCATGTAGATTATTTATGGGGTAAAGATGTGaaatcattaatttataatcCCCTTTTAGcagttttaaaaaaattttaataaaagagcTTTTATTGAgatgattatttatttattattctgttATTGTTGTAAAATGTATAGtcagaaaatatattttaaggaGCTATAGTTCAATTTTCCACCATTTTCTTGatctttttattacaatttactttaataaaaaaaaagtaatatttcatttacagCAACAAAAACAATGCGAATGAAATTGCTTAATcatctaataaatatttttaaacaccTCGTGCCTCTGTTTGAACTTTGTACTCTGGTAAATTTAGGTTCGCTTTTATTCACGCTTTAATAAGAATAGAAgagaattttgtaattaatactAGAATAATAACTAATTGTAAAAGAATACCAGTGGTTTGCTGCATGAGAAATTTTTCACAAAACAAGGACTGTACCAGGTGAAGTAGGTGCAATCTCTTGCTCTTCTTTCCTGGTTATCTAACAAATCTGATATTACATAAAAGATGTACTGCTGATTTAAAGAATACACTGCCACGTGGATAAACTGGATAGCAACTACAACTACTGACTAATTAGACATATTGCTCCTAAAAGAAGCTGATCAAAGCTGATCTTCTTTTACTATATTCTCAAAAGTACACACTTTTTTAATAACCAAAAAACCTCGTTCCCATGTAATTTACGGTTGGTTGCTGGCGCCACCACGACGTGGTCCGTGGTGATCCGCAACACTAGTGAGGCGCATTCGTCGTGCTACATTTTGTGGCTAGTCTGAAAGCGCTCTAAGCCTAGACGAATCAGGTTCGAGTTCAGTTCCAGCTTATAGCGTTCTGTTCTGTCAAAGTGGCGTTTCGAGACTGTTCAGAGAAACGGTGAAAATTCAGGGCGAAAGAGGAACAGGAGTGGCCCTTCGCTGAAtgtaatttaagaaaaattctttagaaatgatttttaagTTGTTTTTTCATTGAATTGAAATACTGTTTCTGCTCGAAGTCTTTTAGTCTGTCGTAATTTACAGCTGGAAGCAATGGAGGATTATCTGCCAAATGAATACGATGTCGTTGTCGTAGGGACAGGTATTGATTTTTCCAACATATGTATCATTTATTTTgacgatttttcattttatatatatattataataataatctgGTAATATTATAGGTATGACGGAGTCTATTgttgcagcagcagcaagtAGAATTGGGAAAAAGGTTCTTCATTTAGACAGGTATATTCGGTTCGGCTTCTTTGCGTATGCGCGTGTGCTCTCTCATACGTAGCCGGTTTCTCTTTTACTTGTTTTTCCAATTTCTTTTCACTTCATGCTTTGTAATACTGTTACATTGCACAATATAtgatattttgtatattaCTATATTAAATATCTGTGCACTCGTATAGTTTAAAAGAACACTTGATtatgaattttatatatatttgttaaaaatattctggTTCTTTAGCTTTGAAAATTATGCTGTGAAAATATACAGGCTTCAATAAGTAGTCTTAATATGTTTAATATACTCATATGTTCAAATAACTTAGAGCTTAGtagttttttcattttttaaagtatattactgtattataattttttcattaatttttatgcAAGAATATTTGCTAATACATTGACTATAATATTTTGGTCTTACTACTGTATGAACTATTAAACTTGGATATTGAGATATATTATTATGGAGTTACACAATAATTatgtttcaaattataataaagtaaaaaaGTATGTCACCCTAATATATGTATGAAAAGTATCAAAATTGTATAGAAGGATTTGAGTATGTTATATTGAATACAGCTATTATTACTAACAATCATActactaataataaaagtattttttttttttattgataatagaagaacattaataaatatttatctatATTTCATGGATTGAATTTTAAGTTTTGTAAGATTAAATTGTTTCATATCTACCATTTTAATTAGGGCttagattaataaaaagttTGTCAATATAATATCTGTAATATTTGAAACAAAAAGAATGTCTCATATGATAACaatgttttatattattctgCACCTAAGTTATTAACACATTTAGAATAGCAACTTGTTTCGCAAATAAGTTATCATCTAGTTAGTTtagatcaatttaaattaataaaagaatatagTAATTACCAAAATATCTGCTACTTTTTTAAAAGGCacttttaacattaattttataaattcatcATGTACCTAGAAACATCTTTATATGGTATATGAGTtagaacatttttttttgcagTAATGAATATTATGGAGGACTATGGGCAACATTTAACTTTGATGGTCTCCAGAAATGGATAGACGATCTGAAAGTTTCTGGAAATAATActaaaaatgcatttaatctAGATTTAAACCCTGAAGAACAATTTTTAGAAGCTAGTAATCAATATTCTACTGTTGAAAATATTGAGGAAACCTGGTATATTGTAAAGTAAGTGTTtatataatttgtattttttcattaaaaagaagcttaactgtatttttattacagaGAAGCAGATTTACCAGTAGTTTCTTCAAAGGATACTCAGACTGATGGTAATGGGGATAACAGTGGTAGCGGGGATGAGAAAGTAGATgatgataaaattgaaaagaaagagaatgtAAAACAGTGGAGTATAGAacgtataaaaaaagaatacagaaaatttaatattgatTTGGCTCCAaaggtataaaaatattagtaatattatattaaactCGATAATTAAACTCATCCAGAAAGAATGAATGCATGTGTCTATAGTGACTTCATCTacagattttattttttgttcatACTTGAACTTATGCCAATAATCTATATCTGTTTTCAACAATAGCATTTACATTTTCAAGAAATGCGACAGCCTATGGGTTAAATAGGTACTATAGTTCCATCtgaaaactaaataaaatcttttatacataaatttattgaaacgtttaaatatcctattatttttcttactaTTACTGTATTGAAATGTctaaattgattataattttatttataacagtTGCTATTTGCGCGTGGTGAATTAGTCGAGCTCTTGATTTCGAGTAACATTGCTCGTTATGCTGAATTCCGTGCTGTATCAAGAGTGGCTACATTCATGGATGGGAAACTAACACAAGTACCTTGTTCAAGAGCTGATGTATTTGCTAATAAAACTGTTAGTGTTGTTGAGAAGAGAATGCTAATGCAACTGTTAACTTCATGCATGGAGCAAGGAGCTGATAGTCCTGAATTTGATGgtaattattttcttgttATTATAGTTTTATCATATATTACTGTTCCTTATTTTATAACATGAAATTGTTCTATACTCCTAATTAAatagtatattatattaaaattatgaagTATGAACTCTGTAACATTCTTTGTTAATTATATGCTTTTGAGGGGGTAAGATATGATGACAGTATTTTCAGTGTGGATAAGAGTATAATAGAGATTTTAAG containing:
- the LOC114871545 gene encoding zinc finger protein ztf-16 isoform X1, which produces MSDGVDAGGGENEVDSHSCSQTDVGESSNQREEENLDPDNEAALNTNYDSSDGAVPAFRCERCENYETINKTAFCAHQDQCLASAEPGESAENIEAAENDGDGEESHPGIRSHRKMFECDVCNMQFSNGANMRRHKMRHTGVKPYECRVCQKRFFRKDHLAEHFTTHSKTLPYHCPICNRGFQRQIAMRAHFQNEHVGQHDMVKSCPLCNYRAATMKCLRLHFFNRHGIDLDNPGPNSSSSLMNSCTPGEAMPSAPLSDSGDSTGNRSADNATPPMHFLTPHIEISIPYPEQTPNQRNPSPAPLNGDSPNSPQSADSNSNAPSSSHHQLPINSSGIHRSLGGNEDTITPSISLIPIKQEPNSNGTEENGATSSNLPLPSLIKVSPLKSLLRDDLRRKLSSGSGNNNNNNNNGNNTSNSNSHSRGEPPSSTRPDQRSNGLQCAHCKITFPDQTLYFLHKGCHSESNPWKCNICGEQCCNLYQFNSHLLSKSHQ
- the LOC114871545 gene encoding zinc finger protein ztf-16 isoform X2, which gives rise to MSDGVDAGGGENEVDSHSCSQTDVGESSNQREEENLDPDNEAALNTNYDSSDGAVPAFRCERCENYETINKTAFCAHQDQCLASAEPGESAENIEAAENDGDGEESHPGIRSHRKMFECDVCNMQFSNGANMRRHKMRHTGVKPYECRVCQKRFFRKDHLAEHFTTHSKTLPYHCPICNRGFQRQIAMRAHFQNEHVGQHDMVKSCPLCNYRAATMKCLRLHFFNRHGIDLDNPGPNSSSSLMNSCTPGEAMPSAPLSDSGDSTGNRSADNATPPMHFLTPHIEISIPYPEQTPNQRNPSPAPLNGDSPNSPQSADSNSNAPSSSHHQLPINSSGIHRSLGGNEDTITPSISLIPIKQEPNSNGTEENGATSSNLPLPSLIKVSPLKSLLRDDLRRKLSSGSGNNNNNNNNDGSI
- the LOC114871546 gene encoding LOW QUALITY PROTEIN: lipase 3-like (The sequence of the model RefSeq protein was modified relative to this genomic sequence to represent the inferred CDS: deleted 1 base in 1 codon), producing the protein MTSVANQDETHMTTPEIIATHDYIPETHNIWTEDGYCLNVHRVLPKSTHEHSHDINKNETILNDNSTKHENYDIHNVNKRVPILIHHGLLSSSADWVLLGPGKALAYLLCDNGYDVWLGNARGNAYSRKHKEYTTRDREFWNFSWHEIGYYDLPTTIDYILEHTGHTELYYVGYSQGTTAFYIMASEKPEYNRKIKGMVSLAPVAFLSNQRSPLLKLIVHFYGLMEWGSSYCNVHQWFPRNRLQARALGTLIRNAPDSLTKGFCVCWFSLIAGFGSDQLDKSMLPLILGHFPAGASAKQIIHYSQSILSGSFRKFDYGAQENLKIYGSTQPPSYDLEKIKVPVAIFYSDNDFLTDPADVKKLTDRLPNVIGTRKISCPKFNHVDYLWGKDVKSLIYNPLLAVLKKF